The Desulfatibacillum aliphaticivorans DSM 15576 region CAGGATACTGCCCTGCCAGGGCTGCCCGAATGCGTTGGAAACACAGCCTCCCTATTATCCTCTATCTTGTCGGATTGCTCCGCGTGAAGAGATGGGCGCTTAGGATGTTTTTGTGGAAATTTTTACCCCGCCTTGTCCTGATCCCTATCCTGGCTTCGCGTAATCCGACCTACATATCGCCTTGCGATTTCGGCAAGGCGCGGCTATGTAGGGGCTACTTCTGTTGAAAAGACTTTCAGGCCGTGGGAGGCGCGGAAGGTTTCCATTCCGTGTTTTCCGTGACTTCCGTGGTTCAAAACAAACGTACAAAGTGGGTGTTCAGCCTTCAATCAGCCGGTATAATAATTGATAACCATTTGAATTTAAATATCTTTAATATGCATTCCGACGCACAGCATGGGAACGAAAGAAACCTATCCCCTACGTGGCCCATGGACGCTCGGGAATGCCGGATCCCCCCCACCACCACCCTGACCCTCCCATCAGGCGGGTAAGGGATTTTATAGGACGATCTTCTTTTGCGCGCAGCGCCATTTTAAAGTTTTGATCAAACTTTTTAGGCCGCGTTGCGGCCCGAAGATAAAATGTTTGCCGCCGGAGGCAGGCCGTTTTATTTTTTTGCAGTTTGCAGTTTGCAGTTTGCAGTTTGCAGTTTGCAGTTTGCGGTTTGCAGTTTTCGCTTCACCGCCGGAGGCTTATCCAGGCTCTCGAATTAATAGCAAAATCACATTTTTTTCATCGTTTGGCAAAGTAAAAGACTTGCGAAACCGCGTCCAAAAAGGGTATAGGAACAGGCAGAGGGTTTAACGCGGAGGGTCGCTGTTCAGGGGGGACGCAGTTTACTCATGTTTTCTCCGGCATTCTAGCTTCGGAGGAAGACATTCTCTTCCATTATTTCCAATCTTTCCGTCCATGGCGGCGGCCCCAGGCTAATAATCTGAATTCCATACATGGAGAGCCTGATGGCTTCACTATTTTTCTTGCGCAGGAAGGGGGGCGCCCTGCATGCGTCCACCTTGCGCCCGCGCCTGACAGCGTGGGCCGCATTGCCGGTTTTGTTCGCCTTTTTGTTTTCCGCCGGCGCCGCTTTGGGGCAGGAGCCCCGTTTTAACTGGAAATTCGCCACCCTGGCTCCGGAAGGCGTGGGCTACGCCGTGCAGATCAAGCATGTGGTCAAGCCCAAGTTGGAGGAAGTGGGGCAGGGCGACATCCGCATCAAGATATACTGGAGCGGCGTCATGGGAGACGACGCCGGGATCATCCGCAAAATGCGTTTCGGGCACTTGAACGGCGCCGGCCTCACCGGCAGCGGAAGCATCAGCCTGTGTCCTGAGATGTCGGTCCTAAGCCTGCCTTTTCTCTTTTCCGACTATGACGAAGTGGATTACGTCCGTAAAAACATGCGGGACGATTTTGAATCCTACATGGAGACCAGCGGCGCCTTTCTGTTCGCTTTTATCGATCAGGGCTTCGACCAGATTTATTCCAAAAAATACAGCTTTACCAAGGAAGAGGATTTTCGCGCCGCCAGGTTTCTGACCTGGTACGGACCGGTGGAGGAGGAGTTTTACCGCAGCCTGGGGAACAATCCCATTCCGGTCAGCTTTCCCCGGGTTCTGCCCAGCCTGAAAGACGACGTGGGCGACTCCTTTATGGGCCCGGCCATCCTGGTGGTGGGTTCCACCATGTTCACCATGTTCAAGCATGTCAATCCAACCTTTATTCGATACTCGCCGGCCTGCTGCGTCATCCGTATGGAGGACTGGAACAGCCTTCCCCAGGAATACGTGGACGCCTACTATTCGCTGCGGGACGGCATTGAAAATGAATTTTGCGTCCAGAACAGGCGGGACGATAAAAAATATCTGGTGGCTCTTAGCAAATACGGAATCAGCGTGACCCGCACGGACCCGGAGACCGTGGCCGCAATCCGGGAAAAGGTCAAACCGGTCTGGAAAGAACTGGAGGGCCGGGTATACCCTCCCGAAGTTCTGGAAAAAGTCACCACCCATTTGCAGCAATACCGTAACGCCAAAGCCTCAGGCCAGGAAGGCGAAGTTCGCTAGGAAAAATCAATGGCAGCACAATCTTCACATTTTTTTGATTATAATACCTGGCTCCGGTGGATTGTCAGCCGTCCATGGATTATGCTTCTGATAATCCTGCTGTTGACCATAGCTGCGGGATATCGCTTGCCTTCCATTAAAATAAACGCCTCGTCCTACGCAATCTCCGTCAAAGACATTCCGGAATTCGCCGCTTATGAGAATTTCTTGCAGGAATTCGGGGGCGCCGAATACATTCAGGTGGCGGCCAAGGCAAATAATATCTTTGAGCCCGAAACCTTCGCCAGGGTTAGCCGCATGGCCGACAAACTGGCGAAGATTCCAGGCGTTCAGACGGTTATCAGCCTGCCCGGCGCAAAGCGCGACATGGACCTTTTGGACGAATGGACCCCGGCCCAGTTCGAGGAAAAAATCGAGCCCGTGGATTTGTTTGTCCGCAACATCATTTCCAAAGACAAAAAAACAACGACCATCACCCTGATCCTGAACGACATCCGCGGCGGGGAAGAGGAGTTGGTCAGAGCAATTCAAGAGGCTGTGGACTCGGAAAAGGGGGACATGACCGTTTATGAAATCGGCATGCCGCTGATTTCCCAGGCGGTTTTAAGCGTCATAAAGCGCGACTTCATGATTCTACCGCCCGCGGCGTTCGTCGTCATGATTCTAACCCTGATTGTTCTATTCAGGTCCATACGCATACTCATCGGCCCCCTGGCCTGCGTCACCATATCCATTATTTGGGCCTTCGGCGCCATGGCGTGGACCGACACTCCGGTGGCGGCGCTCACCCTGGTGGTCCCCATATTTCTCATGGCTGTGGGTACGGCTTATTGCCTGCATGTGGCGGCCGAATATCAAAACACGATAGAAACCGCCAAGACGCCCAAAGAAGCGGCAATAGCCTGCCTGGAGCAAGTGCGCCTGCCAACCGCCCTGGCCGTGTTCACAACCTTGATCGGCCTCTCGTCTCTCATGCTCAACCGGACCGAGGCGGTCAGGGAATTCGCCTTTCCCGCATGCATCGGCATGTTGTCCCAACTTGTCCTGATATTGCTTTTGTTCCCGGCTATATTGGCCATGACGCCCTTGCCGAAAAAACAGGCCAAGGCGAAAAAAGAGGACCTGCTGGACCGCCTGCTGTCCAGGATCGCTGTCCTGAATCTGGATCACAGCAAAAAGGCCCTGACCGTAATTGCAGTGATCGTCGGCGTGTCTCTGCTGGGCTTTTTCCTTTTAAAGGTGGACGCCGACGTGACAAAATACCTGGGCAAGGACGCGCCGGTAACCAAGCATTTTCACGATGTTTATCAGGATATGGCCGGCTGCTTCCCCATCAATGTAATTGCAAAAGGGAAACGGAGCGAATGCTTCAGGAACCTGGACAAACTCCACCGGCTTTCCGAATTGCAACGCTACCTGGAGTCGGTGGACGGCGTGGATAAGACCATATCCACGGCGGACTATCTCAAGCTCATCAACTACTCGGTCAACGGCTATCGCAAAGAAGACTACACCCTGCCCGAAACCCAGGCGGATTTGGAGAACCTGTACAATCTCTATAGAATGCTCCTTGGCGGCGCCGACACGCAAAAATTTGTTTCAGACGATTTCAACTTGGCCAATATTTTGATGATGACCCACATCTCGTCCACCCACGAATGGCTGGAAACCCAAAAGCGCATCGAAGCCTATTGCCAGGAGCATTTTGGCGAGGATTTCAGCATTTCCATCACCAGCATGGCCGTGATAGTGGCCCATAGCAATGAAATCGTGACGCTAAGCCTCATAGAGGGCCTGCTCATAATCATTTGCGTGGTCCTGGGGATCATGCTGGTGGCGTTGTTATCCCCCAAAGCAGGGCTAGTCACCCTGCTGCCCAATTGCTTCCCCTTGGTGATCCTCTTCGGCGCCATCGGCTGGTTTTCCGTGGAGCTTTCCATGAACACCGCCATGGTGGCCAGCATTGCCATCGGCCTGGCCCTGGACGACACCATCCATTACATGGTCCGCTACTCCCGGGAGCTCCGCCACGGCCTGGACCGCCGCAAGGCTCTTGAAACCGCCGTTCGCAGCGTAGGGCGGCCCATCATCTTCACCAGCATTACCATCACCATGGGCTTTTTGATTCTTTTATTCTCCGGGTACAAGCCCACGGCGACCTTCGGCGCCCTCATGGCCGTCACCATGATGTCCGCCCTTGTGGGGGACCTTATAATTTTGCCCAGCATGATGCTTAAGGTGGATCTGGTGACCCTGCTTGACCTCCTGCGGGTCAAGTTGGGCATTGCTCCGGATAAAGGCATTCCCTTGTTTGCCGGGCTTTCCAAATCGCAGATCCGGCTGCTTTTAAGCGCCGGAGCCATCAGGAACTATCCCAAGGGCCATATTTTGATGGAGCCGGGCAAGGACGGGGATTCCCTATACGCCGTCATATCCGGCGAGGCGGCCTTGTATCACACCATACCGTCCCAGGACGACAGCCTGGCGGGCGCCCGCATCAGGCTGGCCGCCCTCAAGCCGGGAGACGTGATCGGCGAAATGGGAGGGGCCTCCAGTTGGCACGGCAAGACCGCAACCCTCATGGCCACCACCTATGTGGAATTGCTTGAGATTAATCCGGGCGTGGTCAAGCGGATTCAGTGGCTGTCCCCCCCCACGGCGTATAAGTTCATGCTCAACCTTGTGGAGGTCCTGGCCCAGCGCCTGGAAAGCACCACCCAGAGGCTGGCGGGGGAGGGATACCGGGATTCCGTCACCGGCCTGATTAATCCGGCCTCGTTCGAACGCGCCCTGGAAAAGGAAATCCACCGCGTAAGGCGTTACGGCAGCCAGTTGGCTCTGGGCGTGGTGGAAATTCAAAATCTGATAGACATCAGCACTCGTTTTGGACTGCATACGGGAGACCGGGTTTTGGCGCACGTCTCCAGGGTGTTGGGCAAACGCATCCGGGAATTCGACACCCTTTGCCGCTTGGATGAGCAGCATTTTGGCATGCTTTTGGTTCGGGCCGGAGATGAGGGCGGCCAGGCTATTGTCAGGCGGCTCTCTTCGCTGTTGAACAAGGACCTGGACAAGGACCTGCCCAGGCTGGAGGTCTCGGTGGGTTTTGTGGTTTTCAGCGGCGAAGAGGACGTCACCGCCGGCCAATTACTTTCCCGCGCCCATAAAGCGTTGGAAAGCGGAAAAGATCCGGACGCCTTCCTGCAGCGGCTTGTCGTTTAAAAGAAGCTCAATACGCATTTGCTATTGTAAAATGAAACGAGGGAGCGGCTTTTTCAGCCGTTCCCTCGTTTGGTTGGTTCGGAGAATATGTTGAGGATCACCCGGTCGCTTGTTGCTGCTCCGGCATATCATCGTAAAGAATGCCATCGAGCAAGCGCCCGGCTTTCTTTTTGTTTACCCCGCCCCATTGTTTGAAGAAAAATTTGACGCCAGCCTCGCAGCACTGGTCCCTGATATCGCAAACCCACGCCTTTTCCATGGGCCTTGAGCCTGGGCCGGATTCTCCGCCTACGATCACCCAATCGATGCCTTTCAGGTTCATGTCTGGCACAGGTCCCAAAAGCGGCTCCAAGGACAAAAAACGTACGGCTGCCGGGATTTCCCTAAGGTGATCAATACGTGATTTGTAATCCTGGTTTTCTATGGTGACGCCCATCCAAATGTTTGGGCTCCATTTAAGCTCATTAGCCATGGTCATGGCCCGGCGTGAGCGCTTGGTCAAAACTTGAAAGCTATGCCAATGGGCTTCTTTCATGACAGAAAAGATTTGTTGAATGAATACATCCGGGACGGAAGAATGAAAAGTGTCGCTCATGGAGTTGACGAATATAACCTGCGGCTTTTTCCAGTGCAGTGGATAATCAAGGACATGGGGATGCAGGCTTGGCTTGAATCCGTCCACATAATTAGGTTGGCCCATGGCCTGTAATCGCATTGCCATGCGCTCAGCATAGCAATGGTCGCAGCCAGGGCTGATTTTCGTGCACCCTGTCACCGGGTTCCAGGTGGATTCCGTCCATTCTATTCGCGAGCTAGCCATTGCCTATCCATTTGATCTTATGTCGCTTTTCCGTTTTTGAGCAGGTGTCGTAGTCGAACCCAATCCTTCTTTTATAGTGCACCTTACCACGTTTTTTCAGATCGCTCATCTTTTCTCGTGCATGTTTTGGAATATGCCCTTCCTCAAGTGTAAACCTTAGTACCTCCCAGTTTGTAACTTCCCGCTTTAAGGCAACAAATTTCTCTAGTTTCCTTTCAAAGGCTTCAACTTTAGATATTTTTTGATCCTCTTCAAAAATTTTAATTTGTTCAACATCGTCAATATCATAGTCTGCCTCTCCGGCCAACTTGTCTTTATTCCAAGCGATTTTTAAAAATTTCTGTACTCCCAGTAAATGCTTTGATCCAAAGATAAGTCCATATATGTTGCTGTTTTTCATAATAGAAAAAGGGTAGAGCAAGGTCAGATTATTATCGGGGATTCTTTTCCTATATGTTTCCAAGACAATTCTATGACTTTGGTCATGTGGGGCATTTTTAATCACCTCTGGGTCTAAATCCGGGAATATAGTTCGAAAACTTGGCTCTCCTGCAAACCTCCTTAAGTACGACGATGATATAAAGAAGAGAAAATCAGTTTTATCCATAGAAATTAGGCGATAAAATATCGGCTCGTTGACCTCTTTAACTCCATTCTGGTCTAAGAAAAATAGATTCGGCTGATTTCGGAATTGATTTTCCATCTTATAGAAAAGAGCTTGAAATTCGTCCTTAAATGGCAATACTTCAATAAGATCCTTAATGGCGGGGTGCAATTGCCCATACTCTTGGTTAATTGTTTTTTGAAGTAAATCAAATTTTTCGGGATCCTTCTCATTCAGGAGAATTCGGACTCTCACATTTTGTTCTATAATATTGCTTTGGTACTTTCGGATGTTATTAAAGATCAAAACTGGGCTCCCAGGGACGCCTTTCTTGTCATATCCAGGGCCGGCAAAGAAATCACAGATCATTAGCCCTTTAGGGCCTTGCCTGAAGAACACCGGAAGCCACTCTTCAAGATATCTTTGGAAAATATCCAGCTTAGTTTTGGTCGCTTCATCAAACGGCCTGCTGTGCAGATTGGTGATCGGCATCTTGCCTCCTTAAATGAAAGAAAGACAAAATTTAGACGGGCATGGTTATGTCGCAGAGGAAACTATCCTTTAATTATCATAGGATAGACAAATAAAAAAGAGCTTTATTTTACACATGTCATTCAGTTAGGGCTATTCCAGTGGTCTTAGGCATTGAGCTATCCTAAATATCCGCTTTCAATGAGCTTTTGCGCCAGCCAGTAAAGGGCCATGCCGGAGATGACCGTCCCGCCCAATGATTTGGTCTTGGCGGCGATGAAAAAAACAGGAAAAGCCACAAACAACTTGGGGTTTAAAAAGTCGAAATGCGCGCCCTGAGCGGTTTTGGCGACGATAAGGTCCGGCGCAAGCAAGGCGGCCAGCAGGGCCGGGGGGATGAATGACAGCCATTCGGAGAACCAGGCCGGGACGTCTCTTTTGGCGAACAAAGCCAGGGGGATGAAGCGGGGCAGATATGTCACAAGGCCCATGCCCAAAAAAATCAGGAATAATTGGAAGGTGGTCATGTTTTTTCCTCCCGGGCCTTTTCGAACTTTTTGAAAAAGGCTGTCCTGCGCAACGCCAGGCATACCGTGGCCCCTGTCATGGCGCCCACGATCACATACATGTTGCCTTCCGTATACAGATGCATGACCGATGCGGCCAATCCTGCGATCACGGCCGAAGCCACGTATATAAGCCCCCGGATTTGAAATATCAGCAAGCCGATGAACATGGCGATAAGCGCGTAGTCAATGCCGAAGGCCCCTTGAGGAATAAGCTCGCCGAACCAGGCGCCGGCGATGGTGCATAGAATCCAGCACAGATTGGAGGCATGATTGACCACCAGGGCTTTTTTCGGAGTCCAACCGCCTTCGATAAAACGGGTGTAGTTGACTCCAAAGCTCTCGTCAGTGACTCCGTACGCGTATAAGGCAAGCCCTTTGAGGCTCATGGAGTCCAGGTGCTTGGCCAGGGAGGAGCTTAAAAGCACGTGGCGCAGATTCACCACAAAGGTGGTGATGATGATGGGGATGGAGGCGGCTCCGGAGACCAGCATGGACACGCAAATGAACTGGGCGCTGCCCGCAAACACGATCACGGACATGAGGGCCATTTCAAAAACGCTGAGCCCCGCTTTTTGGGCGAGAACCCCAAGGGCCATGCCGATGGGCATGTATCCCATGCAGATGGGCCATGCTGCAGCCAGCCCCTGCTTTAAGAAATCTTTTTCCTTGTCCTGGTATTCGGCGTCCATTTCCTGTAAAATCCTTGTTGATAGTGCTCGCCCATATACCTATTATTGTAAAAAGATGTCAAGAACGGCAAGGAGAGATATTATGGCTGAAATCCATCCCAGCGTGTTCGTGGCCCCCAACGTATTCGTTTCCGGGGATGTGACGGTGGACGAAGACAGTTCCTTATGGCCCGGCGCTTCCCTCAGGGGAGACCTGGCGCCCATTCGGATAGGCAAGGGTTCATCCATTCAGGACAACTGCTCAATACATGTGAATCCCGGCTTTACCGTCGAAGTGGGGGATCTGGTTACCGTGGGCCACGGGGCAGTGCTGCACGGCTGCAAGGTTGGAAATCATTCCGTGGTGGGAATGAACTCGACGGTCCTGGACGGTGCGGAAATTGGCGATTGCTGCCTGGTGGCCGCAGGGTCGGTGGTCAAAGGAGGAACCAAGGTTCCTGACTATTCCCTGGTGGCCGGAAATCCGGCGGAAATCAAATCCGTTAGGCTGAAGCCCTTTATGAATTGGGTCGGAGCTTTAATGTATGTGGCCATATCCAGCCTGTACAAGGAAGGGGCGACCGAGTTCCCGCCGGATGAACTCAACAGGATCGTGGATTCGCTGAAAGACAAATACCCCATGCCCCCCGAATAGCCGCAGCTTTTCTTATAGCTTGGAACGGGTTACATGGTTGTCCATGCGACGTGCTGGCCGGCGGTGTTGGTTTTTAGGGTGACTTCGCCGGTGGCCATGTCCAGCCACATGGACCGGGAGCAAAACCCTCCGGTTTCCTGGGCGTTGATGGATTTGCCCATGGACTTGAAGATGTCCGTCAAGGCCTGGTAGTTCCGGGGGCCTATGTTGAACACCCCGGTGGAGGTTTTGCTGCTGGCGCCGCCTGCGATCTTGACTTCCATGCGCCGCCATTTGGCGCCCAGTTGGGAGCACGCCTCGAACAAAGCGGGAATGCCGGTGTCCGCGAACATATACGGCCTGGCTTGCGCCTTTTCCGGGGAGATGGACGAGTGCGGCAGTTGGAAATGCAAAAGGCCTCCGATCCGGGCGACCGGGTCGTAAGCCGATACTCCAATGCAGGAACCCAAAGAATAGGTGGCTAAAACGGCGTCAAGGCTTCCGCTGACTCTCAAGTCTCCAATTCCCGCCTTTACTTCCTTTTTCTTCCCAAGCACCAAACTGGATATGACCGGACTTTGAGCCGGGATGGGATAGTTTTCCAAGTTGCTAAAATGCGCCAGTGAGCCGTAAGCCATTCTTTTTCTCCTTAAAAAAGAAACAATCGGTTATAGGAGGCTTATCGGCATTTAGTTAAAAAAATTTAGGCGATTTTTCACATTCGGGCTATCTTGTGGAGGCTCTCTGAGCCGCGGCGTATTCTTCTGCTTGTACAGAAAATAAAAGCCCCGGGCGTGAAGGCGCCGGGGCTTTATAAAGCGGAATGAAATTGCAATTTAACTATTTGAAACCCTGTCGAAAATAATCCGGAGGCCTTCCAGGGTCAGGCCGGATTCCACCTCCTCGATGGTTTCCGCCACATTGGCCATCAACGGCGCAAGGCCTCCGGTGGCGATGACCCGGGGCTTGTTTTCCATTTCCTTGACTATCCGCCTGACCAAACCGTCCACAAGCCCGGCGTAGCCCAGGATAATCCCGGACTGCATGCTTTTGGCCGTGTCTTTGCCTATGGCCTGGGCCGGGGGATTGAAAATTTCCACCCTGGGCAGCTTGGAGGCGCGGGCGAACAAGGCTTCGGAGGCGATGCCCACGCCGGGGCTGATGGCGCCGCCCAGGTATTCGCCGTCCTTGGAAATGCAGTCAAAGGTGGTGGCGGTGCCGAAGTCTATGACGATCAGGGCGTCATGGTAGCGCTCGTAAGCGGCCACGGCGTTGACGATCCGGTCTGCGCCCACCTCCGCGGGATTGTCGTACAGAATGGGCATGCCCATGTCCATTTCCGCGGACACCCAGATAGGCTCGTGGCCCAGATACTTCTGGCAGAATGCGTGAAGAATCTTACGCATGGGCGGGACAACGCAGGAAACGATGGTGGCCGTGATGATTTCCGGCTTGATGTCCTTGCCGGCGAATAATTGGGACGCCAGGACAAAGAATTCGTCCTCTGTGGTTTCCCGCTCCGTCCTGATTCTCCAGTCGCAAACCACGCGCTGATCGTCAAAGACCCCCATAACCGTATTGGTGTTCCCCACATCAATGACTAATAGCATACCCGTTTCCTATTTGATTTGTACCGTAAAAACCTCCGGAGAGGCATCCTGCAAAGTTACGGCGAGCGGCAGGGCGATGACCGCCCGCCTGGCGTACACGCCCCGTTTCAGCCCGCTCAGGTCGATCCAGGCGGCCATTTCTCCGCTATTGGGCAAGTCGTCCAACACCTGCACCGGCCCGCGCACCACTAATTCTATCACCGGAGGAGAAATGTCAAACGCCTTGGGCGGATTTTTCCCTACAATGGGTACTGTAATCCTCCTGACCGCCTTCTCCTCTTCAATCACCACTTTGGCTGTCACGGCCCGGACTTCAGACAGTTTGGCCACCGCCTCCTCCAAATCCAGCGCCGCCTCCCTGGAGAGAGGTTCGCTGGCGCCGGCGATATCCACGGGCTTGGTCGGAACGGTTTCCTTATCCTTCAAAATTCGGGAAGGCCCCTTCAACAAAACCCTTTCCGGAACCACGTTAAGCTCCGTCACCGTATACCCTGACGCCGGCTGGCCCGCCAGCATGACCAGGACGTACATTTCCTTTTCGATTTTCGGCTCGACGCGAAAACTCAATTCCTGGGGCTGGATGGATTCCACGCGGACTCCGCGCGGGACGAGGCCTTCCCCAAGCTGGACGGGGATGGAGACCGCGCCTTCCTCAAAGCCCTTTGGGTCGGGGCGGTAGTAAACCCCTGAATCCATGAGGGAGCTGAGTCTGCTTCTGGGGCATGAAACGGTCAGGGTGAGGTTGTTCACCGGCGGGTCCACGGCCATGAGATCCCCCCGTACGTCCCAGTCAATGGGGACAAGGATTTCCGCCTGCGTGGGGATGACAAAGCAGAAAAAGATCCAACCGGCGAGGCACGCCAGCCCTAAGCCCAGCACGGCCGGCAGGATGATTCTGCGTACTCCGTTTTTAGCGGATTGAGGCTCCATAATGGCTATTCAGCCTGAGCGATGGCGTTTGCCAACAGCATGGTTGTACGGGCTCTTGGAACATCGTGCACCCGAACAATATGAACCCCGGCGGCTGCGGGGGAGGCCAGCACGGCTTGAGTTCCCGTTTCGATATCCTCCATGGAAGGCTCTTCCGTTCCCGGAAGTAAATTGTCAGTCAGTATTTTTCGGATAAAGGATTTGCGGGACGGCCCGAGCAGGACGGGAACGTTCAGGGCGTCCAACGCGTCCAGATGCTTGATAAGCAAGAGGTTGTGGAGGACGGTTTTTCCAAAGCCGATGCCGGGGTCTACTATGACCAGATCGCGGGAAATTCCAGCCTCCACGGCTTTTTCCACGGCGTTGCCCAGGTAATCGCGCACTTCCGCCACGACGTCTTTGTACTGAGGCGCTTCCTGCATGGTTTTGGGCGTGCCCGCCATATGCATGAGGATCACCGGGACTCCCGCCTTGGCGGCGGTCTCAGCCATTTGCGGATCCATGTTAAAAGCGCTGACGTCGTTGATGATGCTGGCGCCGGCCTTGACGGCGGCCTCGGCCGCCGCGGCTTTCATGGTGTCTATGGAAATAGGGACGGAGACCTCTTTGTTCAGCCTCTCAATGACCGGAACCACCCTGTCGATTTCTTCCTGGACGGACACCGGATCCGAAAACGGCCGCGTGGATTCGCCGCCAATATCGATGATGTCCGCTCCTTGGGAAACCATTTCAAGGCCGTGGGCGACGGCTTTGTCGGTCTCCCTCCATAGCCCCCCATCCGAAAAGGAGTCCGGGGTGACGTTGAGAATACCCATGATAAGGGTGCGGCTGGTCATATCCAGCCTGCGGCCGTTCCAGGCCATGGTATAAGGCTTCAAACGAACTTCTCCTATTCTTCTTCGTCCCTGTCGCGGGGATCGGAGCCATCCTTTAATTCAATATCTTCCGCATCTGCACTGTTTTCAGGAGTCTCCGGCGCAGACTCGTATTTGGCGTTCAAGGTCGGCCCGGGAGGAGCGATGACCTGCCCTTCTTCCGGAGCGTCTTCCCCTTCCTCCTCTTTCAATTCTCTTTTGAACTTTTCGGAAGGAAGTTCCAGGCCAGGACGCATGGAATGAATAAGCTCGTCCAGCTCCGCACCCATAATGGTTTCCTTCTTCAGCAAAAGATCCGCCAGGGCGTGGAGGATGTCCACATTGTCGGTCAGGAGCTTGACGGCGTTCTCATAGCTGGTCGTAATAAGGTTCTTGACTTCCTGGTCGATCTGCCGGGCCGTTTCTTCGGAATAATCCCTGGGCTTGGCGATCTCGCGTCCCAGGAAAACCTGCTCGTCGCCCTGTGCGTAAGAAAGGGGGCCCATCTTTTCACTCATTCCCCATTCCCGAACCATGCGCTGGGCCGTTTCCGTGGCCTGCTTGATGTCGTTGGACGCGCCCGTGCTTATGCGGTTGAAAATCAAATCTTCAGCCACCCGGCCGCCGAACGCGACGGCCAGTTCGCTTTCTAACTGGTCTTTATACTGGGTGACCCTGTCTTCCGAAAGGAACCAGGTGACGCCCAACGCCCTGCCCCGCGGTATGATGGTCACTTTGTTGACCGGCAGGGTTCCGGGCAGGAAGCGGGCGACCAACGCGTGTCCGCCTTCGTGATACGCGGTCATGCGAAGCTCGGCCTTGGACATGACCTTGGTCTTGCGGGCCAGCCCCATGTAGACCTTGTCTTTGGACTCCTCAAAGTCCATCATTTCCAGCTTATCCTTGCCCTTTTTGGCGGCCAGCAGGGCGGTTTCGTTCACCAGGTTTTCCAGGTCTGCGCCGGAAAAACCCGCCGTGCCCTTGGCAAGGGCATCGGCGTCCACGTCGTCCCCAATGGGGGTCTTTTTCATGTGGACTTCCAGGATTTTTTTACGCCCGCGGATATCGGGCAGAGGCACAACCACCTGGCGGTCGAACCGGCCGGGCCTGAGCAGGGCCGGGTCCAGAACGTCCGGCCTGTTGGTTGCCGAAATCAGGATAACGCCTTCGTTGGATTCAAACCCGTCCATTTCCACCAGAAGCTGGTTAAGGGTCTGCTCCCGTTCATCGTGTCCGCCGCCCAGGCCTGCGCCGCGATGGCGTCCCACGGCGTCAATTTCATCGATGAATATGATGCAAGGGGCGCTCTTTTTGCCTTGCATAAACAAATCGCGAACCCGGGAGGCGCCCACGCCCACGAACATTTCCACAAAATCCGAACCGCTGATGGTAAAAAAGGGGACCTCCGCCTCTCCGGCGATGGCG contains the following coding sequences:
- a CDS encoding efflux RND transporter permease subunit, with amino-acid sequence MAAQSSHFFDYNTWLRWIVSRPWIMLLIILLLTIAAGYRLPSIKINASSYAISVKDIPEFAAYENFLQEFGGAEYIQVAAKANNIFEPETFARVSRMADKLAKIPGVQTVISLPGAKRDMDLLDEWTPAQFEEKIEPVDLFVRNIISKDKKTTTITLILNDIRGGEEELVRAIQEAVDSEKGDMTVYEIGMPLISQAVLSVIKRDFMILPPAAFVVMILTLIVLFRSIRILIGPLACVTISIIWAFGAMAWTDTPVAALTLVVPIFLMAVGTAYCLHVAAEYQNTIETAKTPKEAAIACLEQVRLPTALAVFTTLIGLSSLMLNRTEAVREFAFPACIGMLSQLVLILLLFPAILAMTPLPKKQAKAKKEDLLDRLLSRIAVLNLDHSKKALTVIAVIVGVSLLGFFLLKVDADVTKYLGKDAPVTKHFHDVYQDMAGCFPINVIAKGKRSECFRNLDKLHRLSELQRYLESVDGVDKTISTADYLKLINYSVNGYRKEDYTLPETQADLENLYNLYRMLLGGADTQKFVSDDFNLANILMMTHISSTHEWLETQKRIEAYCQEHFGEDFSISITSMAVIVAHSNEIVTLSLIEGLLIIICVVLGIMLVALLSPKAGLVTLLPNCFPLVILFGAIGWFSVELSMNTAMVASIAIGLALDDTIHYMVRYSRELRHGLDRRKALETAVRSVGRPIIFTSITITMGFLILLFSGYKPTATFGALMAVTMMSALVGDLIILPSMMLKVDLVTLLDLLRVKLGIAPDKGIPLFAGLSKSQIRLLLSAGAIRNYPKGHILMEPGKDGDSLYAVISGEAALYHTIPSQDDSLAGARIRLAALKPGDVIGEMGGASSWHGKTATLMATTYVELLEINPGVVKRIQWLSPPTAYKFMLNLVEVLAQRLESTTQRLAGEGYRDSVTGLINPASFERALEKEIHRVRRYGSQLALGVVEIQNLIDISTRFGLHTGDRVLAHVSRVLGKRIREFDTLCRLDEQHFGMLLVRAGDEGGQAIVRRLSSLLNKDLDKDLPRLEVSVGFVVFSGEEDVTAGQLLSRAHKALESGKDPDAFLQRLVV
- a CDS encoding three-Cys-motif partner protein TcmP; translation: MPITNLHSRPFDEATKTKLDIFQRYLEEWLPVFFRQGPKGLMICDFFAGPGYDKKGVPGSPVLIFNNIRKYQSNIIEQNVRVRILLNEKDPEKFDLLQKTINQEYGQLHPAIKDLIEVLPFKDEFQALFYKMENQFRNQPNLFFLDQNGVKEVNEPIFYRLISMDKTDFLFFISSSYLRRFAGEPSFRTIFPDLDPEVIKNAPHDQSHRIVLETYRKRIPDNNLTLLYPFSIMKNSNIYGLIFGSKHLLGVQKFLKIAWNKDKLAGEADYDIDDVEQIKIFEEDQKISKVEAFERKLEKFVALKREVTNWEVLRFTLEEGHIPKHAREKMSDLKKRGKVHYKRRIGFDYDTCSKTEKRHKIKWIGNG
- the dctP gene encoding TRAP transporter substrate-binding protein DctP; protein product: MASLFFLRRKGGALHASTLRPRLTAWAALPVLFAFLFSAGAALGQEPRFNWKFATLAPEGVGYAVQIKHVVKPKLEEVGQGDIRIKIYWSGVMGDDAGIIRKMRFGHLNGAGLTGSGSISLCPEMSVLSLPFLFSDYDEVDYVRKNMRDDFESYMETSGAFLFAFIDQGFDQIYSKKYSFTKEEDFRAARFLTWYGPVEEEFYRSLGNNPIPVSFPRVLPSLKDDVGDSFMGPAILVVGSTMFTMFKHVNPTFIRYSPACCVIRMEDWNSLPQEYVDAYYSLRDGIENEFCVQNRRDDKKYLVALSKYGISVTRTDPETVAAIREKVKPVWKELEGRVYPPEVLEKVTTHLQQYRNAKASGQEGEVR
- a CDS encoding DUF5131 family protein; amino-acid sequence: MASSRIEWTESTWNPVTGCTKISPGCDHCYAERMAMRLQAMGQPNYVDGFKPSLHPHVLDYPLHWKKPQVIFVNSMSDTFHSSVPDVFIQQIFSVMKEAHWHSFQVLTKRSRRAMTMANELKWSPNIWMGVTIENQDYKSRIDHLREIPAAVRFLSLEPLLGPVPDMNLKGIDWVIVGGESGPGSRPMEKAWVCDIRDQCCEAGVKFFFKQWGGVNKKKAGRLLDGILYDDMPEQQQATG